The Acidipropionibacterium virtanenii DNA segment GGATGTGAGGTATTCCCAGGCGGCCACCGGGAGGCTGAGCAGCACTGCCAGCGTCCAGCCGCGGGCCAGCCAGGTCACCGGGTCGAAGCGGCGCAGCCGCACCACCGCCCACATCCCCGCCAGGCCCAGGGCCACCGCCGCCAACTCGCTCCAGCGCCGCCCGGCGGCTCCGAGGACGACGTCGAGACCCCCCACGCCCAGCCACAGCACCGCCAGCCCGGCGATCACCAGGCTCGCCCGGTGGCGTCGTCCACAGATCACTGCGAGCACGACCAGGGCGATCAGCAGCACCCGGAAGGCGAAGACCGGCCCGTGGCCGGCCCAGGGCCCCAGCAGGGCCGCGACCGGCAGGGCGCCGACCAGCACGCCCACCAGGCGGGGGAGACCACTCCCCCAGCGTCCGCGGGTCGGGTCCGGGGCCGCGGCGGGCAGCGCCCTCCGCGGCCCCGGTGCGGGCGTGCTGCCCTTCATGGGATCTCGGCCCGGCATGGGATCCTTGAGCGTCCGGGGGCCGGACTCAGATCCTCAGCGCGCCTCTCCGTCGCCGACGACGATCACCTCGACGCCCTCCCAGTTCGCCGGGTCGACGACGTGACGGCCGTCCACCAGCACCCTGATGCCGGGCAGATCGTTGGGGCCCAGGTCCTTGTACTCGGGATGGTCGGCCTGCAGCAGGGCGCCGTCGACGGCCTCACCGATGTGATACGGGGTGAAGCCGAACTTCTCCAGCTCGGCGTCGGTGAACATCGGGTCGTGGACGGTGACCTCCGCCCCGGCGTCGACCAGATCCTTGACCGTCGGGAAGACCCCGGAGAACGCGGTCTCCTTCACCTTGCCGCGGTAGGAGGCGCCGAGCACGACGATCTTCTGGCCCTTCAGATCGCCCAGCACCGAGGCGGCCTGGTCGACGCAGTACTGCGGCATGGTCATATTGGCCTGCCGGGCGGTGCGCACGATGGAGGCGTCGGGATCGGTCCACAGGTAGAGCCGCGGGTAGACCGGGATGCAGTGGCCGCCGACGGCGATGCCGGGACGGTGGATGTGCGAGTAGGGCTGGGAGTTGCAGGCGTCGATGACCTTGTAGACGTCGATGCCGTTCTTGTCGGCGAACTTGCCGAACTGGTTGGCCAGGCCGATGTTGACGTCGCGGTAGGTGGTCTCGGCGAGCTTCGCCATCTCGGCGGCCTCGGCGGTGCCCATGTTCCAGACGCCGTTGGGCCGGGGCAGGTCGGGGCGGTCGTCGAAGTCCAGCAGCTGCTCGTACAGCTCGATGCCCTTGGCGGTGCCCTCGGCGCTCAGTCCGCCCACCAGCTTGGGGTAGCGGCGCAGGTCGGCGAAGACGCGGCCGGTGAGCACCCGCTCGGGGGAGAACACCAGGGTGAAGTCCTCGCCCTCCTTGAGGCCCGAGATCTCCTCGATGAGGGGCTTCCAGCGGTTGCGGGTGGTGCCCACCGGCAGCGTGGTCTCGTAGGAGATGACCGTGTCCTTGGTCAGGTGGGCGGCCAGCGACCTCGTGGCGTCGTCCATCCAGCCGAAGTCGGGCTCCCAGGTCTCGTCGTTGACGAACAGCGGCACCACCAGGACGACGGCGTCGGCGTCGGGGATCGCGTCGGCGTAGTCGGTGGTGGCGCGCAGCTTTCCGGCCGGTACGAGCTTCTTGAGCTTCTCGTCCAGGAAGGCCTCGCCGGGGAACGGCTCGTTGCCCTTGTTCACCTCGTCGACGACCCTCTGCTGGACGTCGACGCCGACGACGTCGTGTCCCTTCTCGGCGAACTGCACGGCCAGGGGCAGGCCGATCTTGCCCATGGCGACGACGGCGATCTTCATACGGTGGCTCCTCATGAGACGGACTGTGAGCGGCCCCCCGCAGGGCCCTGCGGGCGGCGATCGGAGCCAGTCTATCCGGGGACCGCGGCGTCCGGCCCTTCGGATCCCGGCCCTTCATCACCACACCCGGGCATCCGGGTCAAGTCCCCCGGCCATGAGTCGTGTTACAACTTGTTAACAGCGGTCACAGTTCTGCAACAATCGCCCTGAGAAAGTGGTGAAATGCCCGCCGGTTCGCCGACAGCCAATTAGCCTTCCGGCATGGCAGCATTCAACCGCGAGGACACGGGCCCCCTGGTGCACACCATCGGGAAGCCGATCGTCGAGCTCTCCCACGTCGACAAGCATTTCGGCGACCTGCACGTGCTCCAGGACATCAACCTCACCGTCGCCAAGGGCGAGGTGGTCGTGGTCCTGGGCCCCTCGGGTTCGGGCAAATCCACCCTGTGCCGCACCATCAACCGCCTGGAGACCATCGACTCGGGCACCATCACCATCGACGGCACCCCCCTGCCGACCGAGGGCAGGCCGCTCGCCCAGCTGCGCGCCGAGGTGGGCATGGTCTTCCAGTCCTTCAATCTCTTCGCCCACAAGACGATCCTCGAGAACGTCATGCTCGGGCCCCTCAAGGTCCGCAAGAAGCCGAAGACCGAGGCGGAGAAGCAGGCCCGCGACATCCTCGAACGGGTCGGGGTGGCCAACCAGGCCGCCAAGTACCCGGCCCAGCTGTCCGGCGGCCAGCAGCAGCGCGTCGCGATCGCCCGCTCACTGGCGATGGAGCCCCAGGTGATGCTCTTCGACGAGCCCACCTCGGCCCTGGATCCCGAGATGGTGCAGGAGGTGCTCGACGTCATGGTCTCCCTGGCCCGCGGGGGCATGACGATGATCGTCGTCACCCACGAGATGGGATTCGCCCGCAAGGCCGCCAACCGCGTCGTCTTCATGTCCGACGGTCAGATCATCGAGACCGCCGACCCGGAGTCCTTCTTCGACAACCCGACCAGCGACCGCGCCCGGGACTTCCTCGGCAAGATCCTGCACTGAGCCTTTCCTCCACCGTCTTCCCCAGCCCGGCCCACAACCAGGAAGAAGCACACCATGTCACTGCGTAAAGTCGCGGCCGCCGTCGGCGCCGCCGCCCTGAGCCTGTCGCTGCTGTCCGGCTGCGTCGCCGGCTCCGACGACTCCTCCTCGGGATCCGGCGACTCCTCGTCGGGCGGCTCGATCACCATCGGCATCAAGTACGACCAGCCCGGCCTCGGGCTCAAGGACGGCTCGTCCTACAAGGGATTCGACGTCGACGTCGCCACCTACGTCGCCAAGGACCTCGGCTACAGCTCGGTGAAGTTCGTCGAGACGCCGTCGGCCCAGCGCGAGACGATGCTGCAGTCCGGCCAGGTCAAGATGATCTTCG contains these protein-coding regions:
- a CDS encoding nucleotide sugar dehydrogenase, producing MKIAVVAMGKIGLPLAVQFAEKGHDVVGVDVQQRVVDEVNKGNEPFPGEAFLDEKLKKLVPAGKLRATTDYADAIPDADAVVLVVPLFVNDETWEPDFGWMDDATRSLAAHLTKDTVISYETTLPVGTTRNRWKPLIEEISGLKEGEDFTLVFSPERVLTGRVFADLRRYPKLVGGLSAEGTAKGIELYEQLLDFDDRPDLPRPNGVWNMGTAEAAEMAKLAETTYRDVNIGLANQFGKFADKNGIDVYKVIDACNSQPYSHIHRPGIAVGGHCIPVYPRLYLWTDPDASIVRTARQANMTMPQYCVDQAASVLGDLKGQKIVVLGASYRGKVKETAFSGVFPTVKDLVDAGAEVTVHDPMFTDAELEKFGFTPYHIGEAVDGALLQADHPEYKDLGPNDLPGIRVLVDGRHVVDPANWEGVEVIVVGDGEAR
- a CDS encoding amino acid ABC transporter ATP-binding protein, whose protein sequence is MAAFNREDTGPLVHTIGKPIVELSHVDKHFGDLHVLQDINLTVAKGEVVVVLGPSGSGKSTLCRTINRLETIDSGTITIDGTPLPTEGRPLAQLRAEVGMVFQSFNLFAHKTILENVMLGPLKVRKKPKTEAEKQARDILERVGVANQAAKYPAQLSGGQQQRVAIARSLAMEPQVMLFDEPTSALDPEMVQEVLDVMVSLARGGMTMIVVTHEMGFARKAANRVVFMSDGQIIETADPESFFDNPTSDRARDFLGKILH